The following coding sequences are from one Haloarcula taiwanensis window:
- a CDS encoding PhoU family transcriptional regulator produces MSHRTWHHPLARDQQGRDATRAQVVEAIDRTAPKTKEKLARTVGISEQYLSELLQELKAENVVRKGYIVDDEALYRGAPNISKLYGGSAEETETDADVSDDRGAALLKLLARLESVTTRQYEAARAAFEGDPVDRSAKKLESLTNERYSAVLSELKSYTLTTDWPGNRVAADLSTIATNLEIVGDRACFIADVVAREETDATGMVNERMTDIFASGEQINDYFSRILFDCELEVLDRLREEEVTVHRDLDELFELVTAYDPDMYGYLVTITRALERAIYYWVDAAELAVQLHSGVQPDHVEI; encoded by the coding sequence ATGTCCCATCGAACGTGGCACCACCCGCTGGCGAGGGATCAACAGGGTCGCGATGCAACACGTGCACAGGTTGTCGAGGCGATTGACCGAACCGCTCCGAAGACGAAAGAAAAGCTGGCACGCACAGTCGGTATTTCTGAACAGTACCTCTCGGAATTGCTTCAGGAACTCAAGGCCGAAAACGTCGTTCGAAAGGGCTACATTGTCGACGATGAGGCACTCTACCGTGGTGCACCGAACATCTCGAAGCTATACGGTGGATCAGCCGAAGAGACCGAAACAGATGCCGATGTATCTGATGACCGAGGTGCAGCGCTCCTCAAACTGCTCGCACGATTAGAGTCGGTGACCACCCGCCAGTACGAAGCGGCTCGTGCAGCCTTCGAAGGTGACCCTGTTGATCGCTCGGCGAAGAAACTTGAATCGTTGACCAATGAGCGCTACTCCGCAGTGCTGTCGGAATTGAAGTCCTACACGCTGACGACTGATTGGCCCGGTAACCGCGTCGCTGCCGACCTTTCGACGATTGCGACCAATCTCGAAATCGTCGGCGACCGGGCCTGCTTCATTGCCGACGTGGTCGCTCGTGAGGAGACCGACGCGACTGGGATGGTGAACGAACGGATGACGGATATTTTTGCATCCGGGGAGCAGATCAACGACTACTTTTCGAGAATTCTATTCGACTGTGAACTCGAAGTACTCGACAGACTCCGAGAGGAGGAGGTCACTGTCCACCGGGATCTGGATGAGTTATTCGAACTGGTGACAGCGTACGACCCCGATATGTACGGGTATCTCGTCACCATTACGCGTGCACTTGAACGGGCTATCTACTACTGGGTCGACGCCGCTGAGCTGGCCGTTCAGTTGCATTCTGGCGTCCAGCCGGACCACGTCGAGATCTGA
- a CDS encoding acetyltransferase, with protein MTYVEDYGADRTRSLGPDPTLHDPVSITESELGAWTEVRQRSRLNESAIGDYTYLMEDVQLDFTTIGKFGNVAAAARLGPTNHPIDRPTAHHFTYRAAMYDLGKDDESIFEWRADQPVEVGHDVWIGHGAIVLPGVSIGDGAVVGAGAVVADDVAPYSIVAGVPAEPIRRRFPEDIAARIAATEWWDWDHETLRERLDDFRDLETFLDRHAPETADPATLD; from the coding sequence GTGACGTACGTCGAGGACTACGGGGCGGACCGGACCCGGTCGCTCGGTCCCGACCCGACGCTGCACGACCCCGTCTCGATCACTGAGAGCGAACTCGGGGCGTGGACCGAGGTTCGGCAACGGTCTCGACTCAACGAGTCTGCTATCGGCGACTACACCTATCTCATGGAGGACGTACAGCTGGATTTCACGACCATTGGGAAGTTCGGCAACGTCGCCGCCGCGGCCAGACTCGGGCCGACCAACCACCCCATCGACCGCCCGACGGCACATCACTTCACCTATCGCGCGGCGATGTACGACCTCGGAAAAGACGACGAGTCGATATTCGAATGGCGGGCCGACCAGCCAGTCGAAGTCGGTCACGACGTGTGGATTGGCCACGGTGCCATCGTCCTCCCCGGTGTCTCTATCGGTGATGGGGCCGTCGTGGGCGCGGGTGCCGTCGTTGCCGACGACGTGGCGCCGTACTCCATCGTTGCGGGCGTCCCCGCCGAGCCGATTCGGCGGCGTTTCCCAGAGGACATCGCGGCTCGCATCGCAGCGACTGAATGGTGGGACTGGGACCACGAGACGCTCCGCGAACGACTCGACGACTTCCGCGATTTAGAGACCTTTCTCGACCGGCACGCGCCCGAGACAGCCGACCCCGCGACGCTGGATTGA
- a CDS encoding phosphonate ABC transporter, permease protein PhnE yields MKRRKTKRRLWTLLGLVGTGLIFYFSLRVIEFELLMLVEQLDQFYEALLGYFPPTTYFGVPFVDLGEYWAFMMAENLILTVENGQIVWGAMFVTLAVAFAGSVLGLPGALFFGVMASERVVPYPFNFVFRGTMSLIRAIPGLVWFLILIPLAGVTPFTAALAIMVDTTGYLGRLFTDELEEIEDGPIEGIRSTGANRSQVVSFGMLSQVFRQFIAWIAFDLEHNVRAAIGLGIIGGGGLGLELYIQRQTFHYTNMMACIILIFLLAGSVELISQRVRSYLREDDDTEQTGVLDAFVNAPKKILASTMGRRQ; encoded by the coding sequence ATGAAGCGCCGTAAGACGAAACGGCGGCTCTGGACGCTTTTAGGCCTCGTTGGCACCGGTTTGATATTTTATTTCAGTCTCCGCGTAATCGAGTTCGAACTGCTGATGCTGGTCGAGCAACTCGACCAGTTCTACGAGGCACTACTGGGGTACTTCCCACCGACGACGTACTTCGGCGTTCCGTTCGTTGATCTCGGTGAGTACTGGGCGTTCATGATGGCGGAGAATCTTATTCTCACCGTCGAGAACGGACAGATCGTCTGGGGCGCTATGTTCGTCACGTTAGCTGTCGCATTCGCTGGGTCGGTACTCGGACTGCCCGGCGCGCTCTTTTTCGGCGTGATGGCAAGCGAGCGGGTTGTCCCCTACCCGTTCAATTTCGTCTTCCGCGGGACGATGAGCCTCATTCGAGCTATCCCCGGACTTGTCTGGTTCCTGATACTCATCCCGCTGGCCGGGGTCACACCGTTCACCGCAGCTCTGGCGATAATGGTCGACACAACGGGATACCTCGGCCGGTTGTTCACCGATGAGCTCGAAGAGATAGAGGACGGACCCATCGAGGGGATCCGCTCGACGGGCGCGAACCGCTCGCAGGTCGTCTCTTTCGGGATGCTCAGTCAGGTGTTCCGGCAGTTTATCGCCTGGATCGCCTTCGATCTGGAACACAACGTGCGGGCCGCTATCGGCCTCGGTATCATCGGCGGCGGCGGCCTGGGTCTGGAACTGTACATCCAGCGACAGACGTTCCACTACACCAATATGATGGCCTGTATCATTCTGATCTTCCTGTTAGCCGGATCTGTTGAACTAATCAGTCAGCGTGTCCGGTCGTACCTGCGAGAGGACGACGACACCGAACAGACCGGCGTCCTCGACGCCTTCGTAAACGCGCCGAAGAAGATACTGGCCTCGACGATGGGGCGTCGCCAGTGA
- a CDS encoding phosphonate ABC transporter ATP-binding protein, which translates to MSTLKVENLTKEYGDVTALESVSFEIEDEFAVLLGESGAGKSTLLRCANGLTEPTEGGIYLDDEEIGGSRTDVGMIFQQHNLVEGVSAYLNALTGSLDRVSMVKSLLQWQAREDKVRALEALETVGLLDESHQRVTQMSGGQQQRVGIARALVQDPRLLLADEPVASLDPASAETVMGYLRKAAMEHNVTALVSLHQVNIAAHFGDRFIGLKDGQKLFDVGREGLTPDLIDDLYGSVETVGLADQDDLADGAAGLPGDEDHERRVEA; encoded by the coding sequence ATGAGTACGCTTAAGGTAGAAAACCTGACAAAGGAGTACGGTGACGTGACAGCCCTCGAATCAGTATCGTTCGAGATTGAAGACGAGTTCGCGGTCTTGCTCGGAGAGTCTGGGGCGGGAAAGTCGACGCTGTTGCGCTGTGCCAACGGTCTGACCGAGCCTACTGAGGGCGGTATCTATCTCGATGACGAGGAGATTGGCGGGTCGCGGACAGACGTTGGGATGATCTTCCAGCAACACAACCTTGTGGAAGGCGTCTCGGCGTACCTGAACGCTCTCACTGGGTCTCTGGACCGCGTTTCGATGGTCAAGAGCCTGCTTCAGTGGCAGGCCCGCGAGGACAAGGTCCGGGCGTTGGAGGCTCTGGAAACAGTCGGCCTGCTCGACGAGAGCCACCAGCGCGTCACTCAGATGTCGGGCGGGCAGCAACAGCGCGTCGGCATCGCCCGCGCGCTGGTCCAGGACCCCCGTCTCCTGCTCGCGGACGAACCGGTCGCAAGCCTCGACCCCGCCAGCGCCGAAACAGTGATGGGCTACCTCCGGAAGGCCGCGATGGAGCATAATGTGACGGCGCTCGTAAGCCTCCATCAGGTTAACATCGCCGCACACTTCGGCGACCGATTCATCGGCTTGAAAGACGGTCAAAAACTGTTCGACGTGGGTCGGGAGGGCCTGACGCCCGATTTGATTGACGACCTGTACGGCAGCGTCGAGACGGTCGGCCTAGCAGACCAGGACGACCTCGCCGACGGCGCTGCCGGTCTCCCCGGAGACGAGGACCACGAGCGGAGGGTCGAAGCGTGA
- a CDS encoding phosphate ABC transporter substrate-binding protein, which translates to MSDDATEYGFGVSDTTNGTQSGAVNRRRFLAGGAAAAATFGLAGCSSVMGGGSGGGAESVTMLLTPGTPADARRRYKPVQNLINGEVDGVNVEMKVPQDYSAIRPALESEQAEIGMDDVTLISNPDLMDVYGTTVTGGSAFYFSVMLVKPDSEISERTDVEGKTWAFADRLSTSGSIFALYTLQEAGLDIGEAPKGPPEDFEGSWTDHDIALQKLGNGEADGATTWGGNGIPHIPEKYKSDFPDRVLDKSSFLDTLGTETPAFKPIWWSFPIPKQPMYARKSWDSEKKSAIGDALVNSDKETIQQYYPDDYNEEELPFTTLRDTSMETYQPVIKRMNAVGIDPAA; encoded by the coding sequence ATGTCAGACGACGCGACTGAATACGGGTTCGGGGTATCGGACACAACGAACGGGACACAGTCTGGTGCGGTCAACCGCCGTCGATTCCTCGCCGGTGGTGCGGCCGCCGCTGCGACATTTGGTCTCGCCGGGTGCAGCTCCGTGATGGGCGGTGGGAGTGGTGGCGGCGCAGAGAGCGTCACGATGCTGCTGACGCCGGGGACGCCGGCCGACGCCCGTCGGCGCTACAAGCCGGTCCAGAACCTCATCAACGGCGAGGTTGACGGCGTCAACGTGGAAATGAAGGTCCCACAAGATTACTCCGCTATCCGACCGGCGCTGGAGAGTGAGCAGGCCGAGATCGGGATGGACGACGTGACACTCATCTCCAACCCCGACCTGATGGACGTCTACGGAACGACCGTCACGGGCGGGTCGGCGTTCTACTTCTCGGTAATGCTAGTCAAACCGGACTCGGAGATTTCAGAGCGGACAGACGTGGAGGGCAAGACGTGGGCTTTCGCCGACCGCCTCTCGACCAGCGGCTCCATTTTCGCGCTCTACACGCTTCAGGAGGCTGGCCTCGACATCGGTGAGGCACCCAAGGGGCCGCCGGAAGACTTCGAAGGGAGCTGGACCGACCACGACATCGCTCTGCAGAAACTCGGGAACGGCGAGGCTGACGGCGCGACCACCTGGGGTGGGAACGGCATCCCGCACATCCCCGAGAAGTACAAGTCAGACTTCCCCGACCGCGTGCTGGACAAGAGTTCCTTCCTCGACACGCTCGGGACTGAAACGCCGGCATTCAAGCCGATCTGGTGGTCCTTCCCCATCCCGAAACAGCCGATGTACGCCCGCAAGAGCTGGGACTCCGAGAAGAAATCGGCGATCGGCGACGCACTGGTCAATTCTGATAAGGAAACTATCCAGCAGTACTACCCGGACGACTACAACGAGGAGGAACTGCCGTTCACGACACTTAGAGACACCTCAATGGAGACATATCAACCGGTGATCAAACGGATGAACGCAGTCGGCATTGACCCCGCGGCCTAA
- a CDS encoding phosphonate C-P lyase system protein PhnG, with product MVDPYDRSDRFELIAACEGGTLARFANDVLADDPPLSVRQEPRPQLVMQQVREPVERRPFNLGEVLVTPAEVELDGARGFAMLPGKRERAALSGAIVDAAVAGDHEATPDIVAALEAVADSERDQRRRAWAESKHTAVDFQTMEGEE from the coding sequence ATGGTTGACCCATATGATCGGTCGGACCGGTTCGAGCTGATCGCCGCCTGCGAGGGCGGGACGCTCGCCCGGTTCGCCAACGATGTCCTCGCGGACGACCCGCCGCTGTCCGTCCGTCAGGAGCCACGGCCGCAGTTGGTGATGCAACAGGTACGCGAACCGGTCGAGCGACGGCCGTTCAATCTCGGGGAGGTCCTTGTGACGCCCGCCGAGGTCGAACTCGACGGCGCTCGCGGATTCGCAATGCTCCCCGGCAAGCGCGAGCGCGCCGCGCTTTCTGGGGCTATCGTCGACGCCGCCGTCGCCGGCGACCACGAGGCGACGCCGGACATCGTCGCGGCGCTCGAAGCGGTCGCCGACAGCGAGCGCGACCAGCGCCGGCGGGCGTGGGCCGAGAGCAAGCATACGGCCGTCGACTTCCAGACGATGGAGGGCGAGGAATGA
- a CDS encoding phosphonate C-P lyase system protein PhnH — protein MRALGLDPVHDTRDAFDGLLEAMSRPGTVQSVPSPADQAVVSTLVDHEVTLSTTDETLRDALSDQGRLDAAPPEAADIVHLTGDRDVDVRECERGTLVEPSDGATVVYRVASLAAGAAGAGTTVRITGPGVDGETTLSVSLPAADLAALTDAQSSYPRGVDAVFAADDSLAALPRSLTAEVV, from the coding sequence ATGAGGGCGCTCGGTCTCGACCCAGTCCACGACACGCGCGACGCGTTCGACGGTCTGCTCGAAGCGATGAGTCGGCCGGGAACGGTCCAGTCCGTCCCGTCGCCGGCAGACCAGGCCGTCGTCTCGACGCTGGTCGACCACGAAGTGACGCTCTCGACGACCGACGAGACGCTCCGCGACGCGCTCTCGGACCAGGGGCGTCTCGACGCCGCGCCGCCCGAGGCGGCCGACATCGTCCACCTCACCGGCGACCGAGACGTCGACGTACGCGAGTGCGAACGCGGGACGCTCGTCGAACCCAGCGACGGCGCGACGGTCGTCTACCGCGTGGCGTCGCTCGCCGCTGGGGCCGCCGGGGCCGGGACGACCGTTCGGATTACCGGGCCGGGCGTCGACGGGGAGACGACGCTGTCGGTGTCGCTGCCCGCCGCAGATCTGGCCGCGCTCACCGACGCCCAGTCGAGCTATCCCCGGGGCGTCGACGCGGTGTTCGCGGCCGACGACAGCCTCGCGGCCCTCCCCCGGTCGCTCACCGCGGAGGTGGTCTGA
- a CDS encoding carbon-phosphorus lyase — protein MGYVAVTAGEELIERAADLFESQRIGDSEDVDVDQIRDQFGRLTAQAMGEGGLYAPRLAALAVKQAQGDAVEAAFLLRAYRSTLERFDESVTVEPSEMIASRRVSPAFKDVPGGQILGATKDYTQRLLDFDLVDGDPTDPTEDWDVEDAGEPERLTNVTELLREEGLLHEPTAPDVEEPNDTTRESVTHPPERDEVLQELARGETGAVTALGYSALRGYGQVHPTLAEVRVGDLPVRIEHPYTGDDVTVAHTRVTESEAVVPVYEKREDPQFAFGYGLTFGRNERKAIGMTILDASIQLDGEAEPAEDAEFVLDTVDGMDAFGFIEHLKLPHYVTFQSILDRIRAIRERQGLREDGRVDDEQPAEPAVAGASDDD, from the coding sequence ATGGGATACGTCGCCGTCACCGCCGGCGAGGAACTCATCGAGCGCGCGGCCGACTTATTCGAGAGTCAGCGGATCGGTGACTCCGAGGACGTCGATGTCGACCAGATTCGCGACCAGTTCGGTCGCCTCACCGCCCAGGCGATGGGCGAGGGCGGACTGTACGCCCCACGACTGGCTGCGCTGGCGGTCAAGCAGGCCCAGGGGGACGCCGTCGAGGCCGCCTTCCTCCTGCGGGCCTACCGTTCGACGCTGGAGCGCTTCGACGAGAGTGTCACAGTCGAGCCAAGCGAGATGATCGCCTCGCGGCGCGTCTCCCCGGCGTTCAAAGATGTCCCTGGCGGCCAGATTCTCGGCGCGACCAAGGACTACACCCAGCGCCTGCTGGACTTCGACCTCGTCGACGGCGACCCGACGGACCCGACCGAGGACTGGGACGTCGAGGACGCAGGCGAACCCGAGCGGCTCACGAACGTCACAGAACTGCTCCGCGAGGAGGGCCTGCTCCACGAACCGACCGCCCCGGACGTTGAGGAGCCAAACGACACCACGCGGGAGTCGGTGACGCATCCGCCCGAGCGCGACGAGGTGTTACAGGAACTCGCCCGGGGCGAGACCGGCGCTGTGACGGCGCTCGGCTACTCCGCGCTCCGGGGGTACGGCCAGGTCCACCCGACATTGGCGGAGGTCCGCGTCGGCGACCTGCCGGTCCGCATCGAACACCCCTACACCGGCGACGACGTGACCGTCGCGCACACGCGTGTCACCGAGTCAGAGGCCGTCGTGCCTGTCTACGAGAAGCGCGAGGACCCCCAGTTCGCCTTCGGCTACGGCCTGACGTTCGGTCGCAACGAACGCAAGGCCATCGGGATGACGATCCTCGACGCCTCGATACAGCTCGACGGCGAGGCCGAACCGGCCGAGGACGCCGAGTTCGTCCTCGACACGGTCGACGGGATGGACGCCTTCGGCTTCATCGAGCACCTCAAACTGCCCCACTACGTCACCTTCCAGTCGATTCTGGACCGCATCCGCGCGATCCGGGAGCGCCAGGGGCTTCGTGAGGACGGACGCGTCGACGACGAACAGCCAGCCGAACCGGCAGTCGCGGGAGCGAGTGACGATGACTGA
- a CDS encoding carbon-phosphorus lyase, protein MTEDTTTNDVSPDGGTPVATDSVDAALDSLDGDGLAGYNYAYLDEHTKREVRRSMLKAVAIPGHQVPYASRPMPLARGWGTGGIQASLSLLGPDDTFKVIDQGADESVNAANIRRLAENTAEVETTTDTTAADLIQSRHRIPEEVLTDDQRLVLQVPVTDALRKVDPSDAANRRRHAHRNYGKMWVHLYENVVEYGEIQIASRYPTMVAGRYLMDPSPIPRWDVPKLDDADHLTVLAAGREARIYAVPPHTEVEPLAFEDREFTVERFPDEACHACGSTDTYLVEVSEAAADADGGFETRYACNDASFCEKRRENPDLSKAHHLDRESVDWGPGTSETATADDGAARAATDDDAVTGDEAVRGGDGQ, encoded by the coding sequence ATGACTGAGGACACCACCACTAACGACGTCTCGCCCGACGGGGGGACACCCGTCGCGACCGACTCCGTCGACGCCGCGCTGGATTCGCTCGACGGCGACGGCCTCGCGGGGTACAACTACGCGTATCTCGACGAACACACCAAGCGCGAGGTCCGGCGGTCGATGCTGAAGGCCGTCGCCATCCCCGGCCACCAGGTGCCCTACGCCTCACGGCCGATGCCGCTGGCCCGCGGGTGGGGGACCGGCGGGATACAGGCGTCGCTGTCGCTGCTCGGCCCCGACGACACGTTCAAAGTGATCGACCAGGGCGCAGACGAGAGCGTCAACGCGGCCAACATCCGCCGGCTAGCGGAGAACACGGCAGAAGTGGAGACGACGACGGACACCACCGCCGCCGACCTGATACAGAGCCGCCACCGCATCCCGGAGGAGGTGCTGACCGACGACCAGCGCCTCGTGTTGCAGGTGCCGGTCACCGACGCCCTCCGGAAGGTCGACCCCTCCGACGCCGCGAACCGACGCCGACATGCCCACCGGAACTACGGGAAGATGTGGGTCCACCTCTACGAGAATGTCGTCGAGTACGGCGAGATCCAGATCGCGTCGCGGTACCCGACGATGGTCGCCGGGCGCTACCTGATGGACCCTTCACCCATCCCTCGCTGGGACGTGCCGAAACTCGACGATGCCGACCACCTCACCGTGCTGGCCGCCGGCCGAGAGGCACGCATCTACGCCGTCCCGCCCCACACAGAGGTCGAACCGCTGGCCTTCGAGGACCGCGAGTTCACGGTCGAGCGGTTCCCGGACGAGGCCTGTCACGCCTGCGGATCGACCGACACCTACCTCGTCGAAGTCTCGGAGGCCGCCGCGGACGCGGACGGAGGCTTCGAGACGCGCTACGCCTGCAATGACGCGAGCTTCTGTGAGAAGCGCCGCGAGAATCCCGACCTGTCGAAGGCCCACCACCTCGACCGCGAGAGCGTCGACTGGGGGCCGGGAACGAGTGAGACGGCCACAGCAGACGACGGGGCGGCCCGTGCGGCCACGGACGACGACGCTGTCACAGGCGACGAGGCGGTCCGTGGAGGTGACGGGCAGTGA
- the phnK gene encoding phosphonate C-P lyase system protein PhnK: MTLLDAEGLETVYGPRCPQCVESTGDRAGTNQCPHCGSVVACAEADLDVEAGEVLGIVGESGSGKSSLAELVALERDSDAKTAGEVRYAGHDGNLLDVDYETRHDLRTGDIALVHQHIRDGLNLSFTGGGNVAEKLLSAGERSYEDVRERVRDLFEATEIPVTRMDDPTSTYSGGMQRRVQIARALATDPDLVVLDEPTTGLDVSVQARVLDMFRRVQREEGVAAIVVSHDLSVVRLLADRTLVMRHGRVVESGLTDRVMEDPHHEYTQTLINSVI; this comes from the coding sequence GTGACGCTGCTCGACGCCGAGGGCCTGGAGACGGTGTACGGGCCCAGATGTCCACAGTGCGTCGAGTCGACGGGCGACCGCGCCGGGACGAACCAGTGTCCCCACTGCGGGAGCGTCGTGGCCTGCGCCGAGGCCGACCTCGACGTCGAGGCCGGCGAGGTGCTCGGCATCGTCGGCGAGTCCGGCAGCGGCAAGTCCAGCCTCGCTGAACTGGTCGCACTGGAGCGCGATTCGGACGCGAAAACCGCCGGAGAAGTGCGCTACGCCGGCCATGACGGCAACCTGCTCGACGTCGACTACGAGACGCGTCACGACCTCCGGACCGGCGACATCGCCCTGGTCCACCAGCACATCCGCGACGGACTGAACCTCTCGTTCACTGGCGGCGGCAACGTCGCCGAGAAACTGCTCTCGGCGGGCGAGCGGTCCTACGAGGACGTCCGCGAGCGCGTCCGGGACCTGTTTGAGGCGACCGAGATTCCCGTCACCCGGATGGACGACCCCACCAGCACCTACTCCGGCGGGATGCAGCGCCGGGTCCAGATAGCCCGTGCGCTGGCGACGGACCCCGACCTGGTCGTGCTGGACGAACCGACCACAGGGCTGGACGTGAGCGTCCAGGCCCGCGTCCTCGACATGTTCCGGCGCGTCCAGCGCGAGGAGGGCGTCGCGGCCATCGTCGTCTCGCACGACCTGAGCGTCGTCCGCCTGCTGGCCGACCGGACGCTGGTGATGCGCCACGGGCGCGTCGTCGAGTCCGGCCTCACGGACCGCGTGATGGAAGACCCGCACCACGAGTACACCCAGACCCTCATCAACTCAGTCATATGA
- a CDS encoding phosphonate ABC transporter ATP-binding protein: MTVLSVDGLSKTFDMHVLGDTQVVGLDGVSFDVREGEFLAIVGESGSGKSSLLKCLYRTYEPSSGAVVYHGPDGDVDLASCPDRTVIDLRGDAIGYTSQFLDEIPRVPAVDVVARPLVEQGTDREDARDTARDLLSALSVPEELWQAYPATFSGGERQRVNLAQALAPEPDLLLLDEPTSALDPETRRAAIDLLSTSLDAGTTVVGVFHDTDVVEAVADRVVVLDDGRLRRVVPIDAFDGEVVVG; encoded by the coding sequence ATGACAGTCCTGTCCGTCGACGGTCTCTCGAAGACCTTCGACATGCACGTGCTCGGCGACACGCAGGTCGTCGGCCTCGACGGCGTATCGTTCGACGTGCGCGAGGGCGAGTTCCTCGCTATCGTCGGAGAGTCCGGCAGCGGCAAGTCCTCGCTGCTGAAGTGCCTCTATCGCACCTACGAGCCCAGTTCGGGCGCCGTCGTCTACCACGGCCCCGACGGCGACGTGGACCTCGCGTCCTGTCCCGACCGGACGGTCATCGACCTCCGGGGCGACGCCATCGGCTACACTTCCCAGTTCCTCGACGAGATACCGCGCGTCCCCGCAGTCGACGTGGTCGCGCGGCCGCTCGTCGAGCAGGGGACCGACCGCGAGGACGCCCGGGACACCGCCCGCGACCTCCTGTCCGCGCTGTCAGTGCCGGAGGAACTCTGGCAGGCGTACCCGGCGACGTTCTCCGGCGGGGAGCGCCAGCGCGTCAACCTCGCGCAGGCACTCGCGCCGGAACCGGACCTGCTCCTGCTCGACGAACCGACGAGCGCCCTCGACCCCGAGACGCGCCGGGCCGCCATCGACCTGCTCTCGACGTCGCTGGACGCGGGGACCACAGTGGTCGGCGTCTTCCACGACACCGACGTCGTGGAGGCCGTCGCCGACCGGGTGGTCGTGCTGGACGACGGCCGCCTCCGTCGGGTCGTCCCCATCGACGCCTTCGACGGAGAGGTGGTGGTCGGATGA
- a CDS encoding alpha-D-ribose 1-methylphosphonate 5-triphosphate diphosphatase, whose translation MSSTAQTAAESVAIVGGRVVTPDAVVEGGVRVEGDRIVSVGAVDADADTVVDANGRLILPGLVDLHGDDIETHLHPRSGARMPPSMALASADRANLAAGITTKFHAISFEDDADEDRSPELAATLTDAIAAADDLLADHRLHARCEVTQRRCVDAVLDVVENGDADLVSVMSHVPGKGQFRDVEAFKRYYENADDRTVEEAEEMIAERTDISMATLRERVDRVVAAAHDAGAVTASHDDEDPAEVDRLSEAGVDITEYPITLETAERATDIGMTTAMGAPNLVRGESQWGNLSTADAIRAGVVDALVADYHPPSLLAGAFVDTGEPLPARVRRVSAAPADAVGLTDRGRIADGARADLLVVDRDPTPTVTRALVAGQPVYCADPAAGGTR comes from the coding sequence ATGAGTTCGACCGCTCAGACCGCCGCAGAGAGCGTCGCCATCGTCGGCGGCCGGGTCGTCACGCCCGACGCGGTCGTCGAGGGCGGCGTCCGCGTCGAGGGGGACCGAATCGTGAGCGTGGGTGCTGTCGACGCCGACGCCGACACCGTCGTGGACGCCAACGGCCGCCTGATCCTGCCCGGCCTCGTCGACCTGCACGGCGACGATATCGAGACGCACCTCCACCCGCGGTCGGGTGCGCGCATGCCCCCGTCGATGGCGCTCGCGTCCGCGGACCGTGCGAACCTCGCGGCCGGCATCACGACGAAGTTCCACGCCATCTCCTTCGAGGACGACGCGGACGAGGACCGCTCGCCGGAACTCGCGGCGACGCTGACCGACGCCATCGCCGCCGCCGACGACCTGCTCGCGGACCACCGCCTGCACGCCCGGTGTGAGGTGACCCAGCGCCGGTGCGTCGACGCGGTGCTGGACGTCGTCGAGAACGGCGACGCCGACCTCGTCTCGGTGATGAGCCACGTCCCCGGCAAGGGCCAGTTCCGCGACGTCGAGGCGTTCAAGCGGTACTACGAGAACGCCGACGACCGCACGGTCGAGGAGGCCGAGGAGATGATCGCCGAGCGAACCGACATCTCGATGGCGACGCTCCGCGAGCGTGTGGACCGGGTCGTCGCGGCCGCCCACGACGCCGGCGCGGTGACGGCCTCCCACGACGACGAGGACCCCGCCGAGGTCGACCGACTGAGCGAGGCCGGCGTGGACATCACGGAGTACCCCATCACGCTGGAGACGGCCGAACGGGCCACCGACATCGGGATGACGACAGCGATGGGCGCGCCGAACCTCGTCCGTGGGGAGAGCCAGTGGGGCAACCTCTCGACAGCCGACGCCATCAGGGCTGGCGTGGTCGACGCGCTGGTCGCGGACTACCACCCCCCGTCGCTGCTCGCCGGCGCGTTCGTCGACACCGGCGAACCGCTCCCGGCGCGGGTCAGGCGGGTCAGCGCCGCCCCCGCCGACGCGGTCGGTCTCACCGACCGCGGCCGGATAGCGGACGGGGCGCGCGCCGACCTGCTGGTCGTCGACCGCGACCCGACGCCCACTGTGACGCGCGCACTCGTCGCCGGCCAGCCAGTGTACTGCGCGGACCCGGCGGCGGGAGGGACGCGATGA